The genomic segment CAGGGTATACTAAAGACCAATCTAAGTCATCTCCTTGTTTCTCAAATGCTGATAATGTAAATACAAGCGCTTCAACAATCATACCTATCGTTAGAATCGTTGATCCATACGGCCAGTGTTGAATTTTGAATAATGCTCCAACAATTACAATTGCAGCTCCAAGTCCGTAGACCATATTCATTGTTGATAATTTCTTTTGTGCCATGATTTTAAGTTTTTTGTTTTCAAATGAGCTTTGGTTAAGTAATACTCATTCTGGATTAATATTAGGTTTAAGTTAAGTTAAATTTAATTTGTCGCTGCGTTTTTAGTTACTTCAGTTCCCATGTAATCTTGAACTGTTCTAAATCCGATATAGCTTCTTGCTGAATCTGCATATTCATAATCTCTAGAACTTACTTGCAAGAAATAAGCAACATCTTTCCAAGATCCACCTCTAACAACTTTACGTGCATTATCAGGATCGTTTACGTTAGGATTGATTGATGATGCAAACTCATAAGACGCAGGATCATAAGAACCATTCACCCATTCTGAAACATTACCAGCCATATTGTATAAGTTAAAATCATTTGGATCATAAGAATCCGCTTCTACTGTATATAATGCTTGATCGGCTGCATAATCACCTCTTAATGGTTTAAAGTTAGCCATAAAACAACCTCTGTCGTTTTTAGTGTAAGGTCCACCCCAAGGGTAAGTTGCACCTTGCAATCCACCACGTGCTGCATATTCCCATTCAGCTTCAGATGGTAATCTGTAAGAATTTACAGGTTGTCTTCCTCTTTTCTTTCTATCAGCATTGTGATATAAAGTTCTCCACTGACAGAACGCTTGCGCTTGCTTCCAAGACACACCAACAACTGGATAATCTCCATAAGCATCATGCCAAAAATAATCATTATGCATTGGCTCATTATAAGAGTATGCGAAATCTCTAATCCAAGCCGTTGTATCTGGATAAATCTCAACTTCTTGCTGAACTACAACCTCAGAACGCTTTAAACCTCTATTTTTAGCGGCTTTTTGGATATCCATATAAGTATATTGAAACTTAAATTGCTTAACGTCCCAAGTACGTTGACCATTATAAGATTCTTCTAATGGTAAATACATACCATCCATCACCTCAGCATACAATTCATCTGGATAATCATCCGTACTGAAATATAATTTTGCTTCACGATTAATCTTTCTTTGTTCGTTACCATAGGTATTCACCATATAACTTTCATAAGCGTTAAGATCTTCTGGATTTGCATCTTCATAAGCAAATTCTCCAATATCTCCGCTTCCTGGTGTTTTCCCTTCTAAGTCAGCCATCTCAGCTAATTTTAATCTTAGAGTAGAATCTCTTACCCATTCTACAAATTGGCGATACTCGCTATTTGTAATTTCAGTTTCGTCCATATAGAATGCACGAACAGTAGCTGTTCTTGTTGGTGCGTCTTGTACTCCGGCTAAATCATCATCTGATTTACCCATAATAAAAGCTCCACCTGGCACCAATGTCATTCCATAGGGCTTTTCCGGATGCCATTTCTTACCTTGTACACCAACCAATTGTCCACGATCACCAGAATTACAACTGGCTACCATAACTAGTACTGTGGTTAGTAAAATAAACTTCTTAATATTCATAGTAACTCTAGGTTAAATTAGTCCTTATTATTTTTGAGGTCGTAAACATATTTATATATTTCCGAATAAACAACTTTTTTTCTCTTTTTTTTGCACTTTACCCTTAAAATAAGCATTTCGTCGATTAAAAATATGTTAAAGTTCGATGAAATACAGTTTTAAAAGCTATTCTTCCTATATGCTTTGTACCAACGCTCTGGTATTTCACCTTGAGTTGCATTCACATAATCGGAATGCATGCATGGTAATAACGTATGCTTTTTTAATTTATTATTAACATTTGGTAAAAATGGAATTTCAATCCACCAACGACCTGTTTTTAAACTCTTATAAAAAATTAATTCATCATCCTCTACCAAAACATTATACTTCTGGTAATGATTTTCATTTTTAAAATCGTCATCTTTTACTCTACAATTTACTCCTTCTATAAAATACCAAATCATTTGAGCGACTAGCATTGAAGTTGCACTGTCATTTTTAGAGCCATGATATTCATAAACCCCAAATGATGATACTTTATTACTTATACCTGCATACCTACTTATGGCGCAAATTTCCTTTCCAGAAAAACCATTAGGTGAATATTTCTGATTATCACTCACCTCAGAAGCTCTAACCGATTTTAAATCTACAGATACAATATGTGCATCTCGCATTAAAGGTTCTACTCTACTAACATCCCCAGAAACCTCTCCTAAACGATAGGCCTCAAAGTACAACTTTTCTATAAGATCTATTTCCTCTTGGGAGTTAAAATAGGTTTGATACCCAATTGTGGTATAATTAAATAGATTATAAGGTTCTTCTACAATGACTTTACCTACATAACTATTATTCTTAATAGGAAGATTGGCATCACCCAAATCAAAGTTAGTATCTACACTAACAATGTTTACCATTGGCAAAAGAGAATCATAAGCACGATAGTTAGCGTAGGTTAAATCCTGACTTCCTCCTAAAACGATAGGAATTATGTTTTTTTCTACTAAAACAGAGATTGCAGTACGAATTGCAAAATACGTATCTTCAAC from the Winogradskyella helgolandensis genome contains:
- the porK gene encoding type IX secretion system lipoprotein PorK/GldK codes for the protein MKKFILLTTVLVMVASCNSGDRGQLVGVQGKKWHPEKPYGMTLVPGGAFIMGKSDDDLAGVQDAPTRTATVRAFYMDETEITNSEYRQFVEWVRDSTLRLKLAEMADLEGKTPGSGDIGEFAYEDANPEDLNAYESYMVNTYGNEQRKINREAKLYFSTDDYPDELYAEVMDGMYLPLEESYNGQRTWDVKQFKFQYTYMDIQKAAKNRGLKRSEVVVQQEVEIYPDTTAWIRDFAYSYNEPMHNDYFWHDAYGDYPVVGVSWKQAQAFCQWRTLYHNADRKKRGRQPVNSYRLPSEAEWEYAARGGLQGATYPWGGPYTKNDRGCFMANFKPLRGDYAADQALYTVEADSYDPNDFNLYNMAGNVSEWVNGSYDPASYEFASSINPNVNDPDNARKVVRGGSWKDVAYFLQVSSRDYEYADSARSYIGFRTVQDYMGTEVTKNAATN
- a CDS encoding formimidoylglutamase; amino-acid sequence: MNFNFLTPVSDAVLAHNELTAQQALGKKIKVHSRQNGIPDLENVQMAIVGVQENRNDVNYMGARINFDAIRKTLYTLFPGNWHTTIADLGDIEPGETVEDTYFAIRTAISVLVEKNIIPIVLGGSQDLTYANYRAYDSLLPMVNIVSVDTNFDLGDANLPIKNNSYVGKVIVEEPYNLFNYTTIGYQTYFNSQEEIDLIEKLYFEAYRLGEVSGDVSRVEPLMRDAHIVSVDLKSVRASEVSDNQKYSPNGFSGKEICAISRYAGISNKVSSFGVYEYHGSKNDSATSMLVAQMIWYFIEGVNCRVKDDDFKNENHYQKYNVLVEDDELIFYKSLKTGRWWIEIPFLPNVNNKLKKHTLLPCMHSDYVNATQGEIPERWYKAYRKNSF